Proteins encoded together in one Pseudomonadota bacterium window:
- a CDS encoding DctP family TRAP transporter solute-binding subunit gives MRAFKWMVITLFFVCFIYSGVIWSQEIKLGVVTRPGAAQNICADKFKELLESRSAYKVKIYDSGSLGTEVKILKQIQANKVHMGIITSGPFDQFLPEVRVIDYPYLFKSYEQVDSVLEGPLGKELLKTLEKAGFKGLAFSENGFRHLTNSKRTVYSVVDVTGLRIRVMESALHKALWQLFGADPVPIGDLNELVKDLQSGAVDGQENPLSAIWLDDFYKGQKYLSLTGHVYSSHIGVAGLKWYQDLPEKDQKLIRQSMEEAARYERRWSRENSANFLAKIKAAGIIVDEKPDVTSFRNKASQMEENKIFRGKEVQALLQKFLKATAGAEK, from the coding sequence ATGAGAGCGTTTAAGTGGATGGTGATAACGTTGTTTTTTGTATGCTTTATTTACTCAGGTGTCATCTGGTCTCAAGAAATAAAATTAGGGGTTGTCACAAGACCGGGAGCTGCCCAGAACATCTGTGCGGATAAATTCAAAGAACTTCTTGAAAGCCGTTCCGCCTATAAAGTGAAAATCTATGATAGCGGATCTCTCGGTACTGAAGTGAAAATCCTTAAACAGATTCAGGCGAACAAGGTTCACATGGGGATTATTACATCGGGCCCTTTTGATCAATTTCTTCCTGAAGTGCGTGTCATCGATTACCCGTACCTGTTTAAAAGCTATGAACAGGTTGACAGCGTACTTGAAGGTCCTCTGGGGAAAGAGCTTTTGAAGACGCTGGAGAAGGCGGGATTCAAGGGGCTGGCCTTTTCAGAGAACGGTTTCCGGCATCTCACGAACAGTAAAAGGACTGTTTACAGTGTTGTGGATGTGACGGGTCTCAGGATTCGTGTCATGGAGTCTGCACTGCACAAGGCATTATGGCAGTTATTCGGAGCCGACCCGGTACCTATAGGAGATCTTAATGAGCTGGTAAAGGATTTGCAATCGGGAGCCGTGGATGGTCAGGAGAATCCCCTTTCAGCTATCTGGCTGGATGATTTCTACAAGGGACAAAAATATCTTTCTCTTACAGGACATGTCTACTCTTCGCATATCGGTGTGGCTGGCCTCAAATGGTACCAGGACTTGCCCGAAAAAGACCAGAAGCTTATTCGGCAGAGCATGGAGGAGGCTGCCCGTTACGAGAGGCGGTGGAGCCGTGAGAATTCCGCAAATTTTCTTGCAAAAATAAAGGCAGCCGGAATAATTGTGGATGAAAAACCTGATGTTACTTCTTTCCGTAATAAGGCATCGCAGATGGAAGAAAATAAAATTTTCAGGGGAAAAGAGGTACAGGCGCTCCTTCAAAAATTCCTGAAGGCCACGGCAGGCGCTGAAAAATAA
- a CDS encoding phospholipase A yields the protein MKILIVSTAIIFHAVLSASYNCAATDIVDRMAECAKIESNNERLKCFDNLAGQKTPMKTTAQPIPLKTTDAEITPAEKTARIETTQDNSKPSIMSKHWELDPLSRKSAQLIRIHRPNYILPVAYNSSLNNDPILDVDRNAKAQNTEAKFQISFKVKLWEDVMDKDVDLWFGYTQLAFWQLYNSAFSSPIRETDYEPELLLNFRTDYDILGLKGRIINVGLNHQSNGRAQPLSRSWNRIVANFGFEKDDFNLLLKTWYRIPENSSDDDNPDINKYMGYGEIWGTYYWKKHRFSAMFRNNLRINENRNAVQLDWSFPFPYAKSDRVSGYVQYFNGYGESLLDYNANANRIGIGVMLTDWN from the coding sequence ATGAAAATATTAATAGTATCAACTGCGATTATCTTTCACGCTGTTCTGTCAGCGTCATACAATTGTGCGGCCACCGACATTGTAGACAGGATGGCTGAATGTGCAAAAATAGAAAGTAATAACGAGCGGTTGAAATGTTTCGATAATCTGGCCGGACAGAAGACCCCGATGAAGACAACCGCCCAGCCGATACCTTTAAAAACAACCGATGCTGAGATAACACCCGCAGAAAAAACCGCCAGAATTGAAACAACCCAGGATAATTCCAAACCTTCAATTATGTCAAAGCACTGGGAGTTAGATCCTTTAAGCCGGAAAAGTGCCCAGCTTATCAGGATTCATCGCCCTAACTATATCCTGCCGGTCGCATATAACTCCTCATTGAATAATGACCCTATTCTGGATGTTGACCGGAATGCGAAGGCGCAAAACACCGAGGCGAAATTTCAAATAAGTTTTAAGGTAAAGCTCTGGGAAGATGTCATGGACAAAGACGTTGACCTTTGGTTCGGCTATACCCAGCTTGCCTTCTGGCAGCTTTACAATTCAGCCTTTTCCTCGCCAATCCGTGAAACTGATTATGAACCCGAGTTGCTCCTCAACTTCCGCACTGATTATGATATCCTCGGTCTGAAGGGGCGTATCATTAATGTCGGGTTAAACCACCAGTCGAATGGCCGTGCGCAACCCCTATCCCGGAGTTGGAACCGTATTGTCGCAAATTTCGGATTCGAGAAGGACGATTTCAACCTGCTGCTGAAAACATGGTACAGGATACCGGAAAACTCCAGCGATGATGATAACCCTGATATTAACAAATATATGGGATACGGCGAGATATGGGGGACATATTATTGGAAAAAGCACAGGTTCAGCGCAATGTTTCGCAATAATCTAAGGATCAATGAGAACAGGAACGCTGTTCAGCTTGATTGGAGCTTCCCCTTTCCTTACGCAAAAAGCGACCGGGTCAGCGGCTATGTCCAGTATTTTAACGGCTACGGGGAAAGCCTGCTCGATTATAACGCAAATGCGAACCGCATAGGTATTGGTGTCATGCTCACAGACTGGAACTGA